One Nicotiana tabacum cultivar K326 chromosome 23, ASM71507v2, whole genome shotgun sequence genomic window, TTTTCCCTTCTTTGGTTAGTCTTAACCTTCCTTTTTCTTAATCCTTTTTGAACTTGTTTAGTCATTAGTATATATAAATGTGTTGTATACAGTTGATGTTTCACCTCCTTTTTTTTTGTGATCAATTTGTTTTTTGAGTGTATCTTAGTGAATTGAGGGTTTAAATTGGGTTTATAGTATTTAAATAGTGATCTGCAGGTGGGTTTTCTTTGATTCTGTATTGAAAATGATTGTATGAATGTTGTCAGTAGATGTGGGACTATGTAGTGTAGTGTGTGAGGATTCTGTGTGTACATTGCAGAAAGAATTGAATTTTCACTTTGATCGTCAGCACTATTTATTGAATCTTGCATATATAAGATATAGAGGCAGCAGCTTTACTGTTGATTTCCGACTGAATCTTCAAGAGGTGCTTTTCAATTTGTTTTGGATTGATGTTTAGCTGTTGGCGTTCTAAGATGCATAGTCAATTATCGTCTTTTTTGCTGCTGATTGTTTGAGTAGTTTTTTCCTGGTTGAGGAGAAACAAGTATCATTGATAAATGTTGATGTTAGAAACAAATATCATTATTACCACGACTTCACAATACAAATGGTAGTCTTTAAAGCAGAGTACACGATAATTATTGTGCAATTTGGTTTACCCTCGAAGTATGAAATGTCAGTTAGTTTAGTTACTTTCAGTTTGTAATTGTAGACTTTCTGATTATTCTCCCTTTGGTCAAGAGTAATTGCAACACGTTGTGATTTGGAAATGCAGGACATCAGGGGCTTCTGTACTTTTTCTCAGGGCGGAGGTACTAAAGATTACTCCTGTTTTGGGCCAAAAGAGAGAATTGAACAGATAAACAGCATTTGTGGAGATAGTGTATTTACATTGTTGGCATTGACTTTACTGTGCTCGTGAGCTGAAACTCTCTTTTGTGCTGAAAGGAAGCAAATTGGATGAGATAAAAACTGATAGAGACGAGTGAGCTTGTGTATTGTCTGCATTTCTCGCTTTACCAACACAACTGTTCTGAGTCCAATCTCATGCTTTGAGATTATAAGTCTATTTTGCCTTGGGCGGTGATGCGTCCAATGCTAAAGAAATGCTTTCTCAACTGGTGCATTTTATCTTGTCAGCTCTTCATAATTGTGCTTTCCGTTGGTTTAGGGGAGTATAGAGGTGAGCCTGTTGCACGTGAGAAGCGAATAGATCATTATTCTGGATCACCTCTGATTCATTTGTCCGAAATCAATATCACCTCCTATTATCAAGAATCAAGAACTCAAGTTTTGACTAACAATTCAGTCTCTTGTGAGGACCTTGAAGGAGTTGGATCATTTGATACCACTTGCTTGCTGAATTCAAACCTGTACATAAATTCTGACTTGTATGTGTTAGGTACTGGGAACTTGGAGATACTTCCTCAGGTTTCTATTTACTGTCCGATAGAAGGCTGCATTATAAGTTTCAATTTGTCTGGCAATGTTAAAGTTGGGCAAGATGCAACTGTGGTAGCTGGTTCTGTTATTTTTTCTGCTCTTAGTCTGACGTTGGGACACAATTCTTCTATAAATACTACTTCATTGGGAGGAGCACCACCTTCTCAGACTAGTGGGACGCCAGTTGGGTATGATGGCGCTGGTGGAGGGCATGGTGGACGAGGTGCATCCTGCCTTAAAACTAACAAGACAAATAATTGGGGTGGTGACGTTTACGCTTGGTCTTCTCTGTCAAAGCCATGGTCTTATGGAAGCAAGGGTGGTGGCACCTCTCGTGAACACAAGTTTGGAGGAAGTGGGGGAGGACGTGTTTATCTTGATATGAAAGATCTCCTTTATATAAATGGATCCATACACGCAGACGGGGGAGATGGAGGATCAAATGGTGGTGGGGGTTCCGGTGGAAGCATTTCTATTCATGCTCAAAAGCTGTGAGTAACTTTCTGCTTGGACTTGCAGTATAAATCGGCACTTGTTTGTTTCCTTAGTACTGCGTCTAAAACTTACTTCTATAACTTTTCTCAAGCATTCGAACATTCAAAGCCTATGCATAACCATATAGTCTGGATATTGAATTTGAGGCTGCAAATTACAGAAAAGTATGCATTAATAGTTACCATCTCTcttcttaatttttaaaatgtGATGGCAATATATTTGTTCTTAAGGTTATTGTTTTTAGCTGCTTGTGCATTGTATGTCTGCTAACTCACAATTTTTGCAGACATTAAATGCTTGTGCATTAAGCTTCTCATCTTTCTACTGGATCTGCTCTACTATGCTCTATACCGTAGCCTAGGTGCTGTTACGAAAATACACCTTGGACCTAACACAACCGAAAAAACTAGCTAATGAGGTGATGATGGTGCAAGTCCATATCAGTTGTCGCGTATTCGTTCAACCAACTTAGAACACTTTAACACACTCCGTATGCCTAGGGCTGGACAGTTGGAACATGAACCTTGCTATGGTACCATGTAATAAGTTCTCTTGAACTTAAAGTCCCTCCAATGAAGGATCATAATCTACAATGAGTACGACTAAAACAAGCTAATTATAAGGTATAACCGGTTCTTTAATACAACATATCAAATCGAGTGGCTCCATTCGCAACTATGTGGCTCAGATCCTCCAAGAATGCTGCCGCACCCGTGGCTGATCCTCCAAAAATGAATAACATTAGGAGGATCCGAGACCCCTCTCCTCCCCCCGGGGGTGGGGAGACATTTTTGAAGGATCTGAGCAACATAGATTGACAACTCTATTGACTCAGAATCCAGTGGTGATCACTCTCCTTGTGCACAGAAAGTGGAAGATTCTTCGGACATACTTGAACCCTATCGCTTGAAAAATGAAATCATGTTATAAAGAAAAAATGTACTTAACCTTCCAATGTATGCTTGAGTATATAATGATTGAtgaggaaaaataataaaagcatCTATTGGGCAGTAAACAACTTTCAGTTGTGAATAATTCCTTGAGGTTTTGGTAGTTAGTATAGCTGCTTCAAACAAAAAATAACAGAATCTGTTCGAGTCCATAAGAAGTTAGTATCTGGTTCAGGGTTGTGGCTGAAGTATCTCACCTATTCCCTGAAGATAGGAAGATAAATGGTTGAGTGATAGGGTTGGTCAAGACATTAAAGTTAGTTAAGAGTAttattcaaaaaaagaaaattggTTGTGTTAAAGGTGCAATAGCTGTTGGTCTAAAAAGTTGAAGGGTACCTCGTCTTTGGTCCATTGAATGTGCTTCTATTCGGCGCCACAATCAGAGTGTGCTATGATAAAAAAGTCAATTTTGAAGCTTGAGCTCATCTTAGCAAGAAAAAGATTCAGATGCAGGTTTTAATGAAACCACTTCCCAAAACTGAAATCGAGTGCGTGTTGGCAAATTCTCCTTCCTTAAAGACCAAAATTCTTCTTCTGCAGAACATGAGGATGAAGTCATCTATCAGGACTTAGATTGTAAGACGTGAGAATCAGGAAAAAAACCTTCTGTTGCTGGAGGTCAATCATGTATTCACTTTGTCATTGGGTGCCCAAGCTACGTGAAGCAGTATGTAGTTTCGGAGTAACATTGGAAGCTGAAGCATCAGTCTGAATATTTTCTCTCTCAGGCTTAGCAATTTCTGTAGTGTCTATTAATTCTGTCGTTGGAAACGGTCAGACTTACAGCTAGTCTTGCTTTGCAGGGCCGAGAAAAAGCTATTTCAGTTTCCAACACAGTGTTCTCCTTAATTGTTTGAAGTAATATGAACAATATGACTTTTAGAAAATGGAGGATACATGAGTTGGTGCAAATGCTTTATAGCATAAACTATGATAAGGTAAGCAATTTTATTAAATATGGCACCGCATAGATGCTTATGGGTACGACAATCAGTGTGTATATCCCATTACTAAGTTAGGCGGCATACTGACATCCCTTTGGTATAAATGAAGGGAACTAGCAAAAACTAAATACTCTAAATGACTTTAAAACACTTTAAGTTTCGGGCAGGAATAAGAACTCCTTGAAACCATCTTTGGTTCCTCTTCGTCAACAAGTCCACAAGATAAAGCCATAAATGGTTATTATGTCTTCTTAATGGACTTATTGTCTTCCTTCCATGCCAACTTATAAAATCAGGCCTGAGTCTCTTTGACATTGGCACTTCATCTAAATAAATTCAGGAACAAAAGTCCTACACTTCCTTAGCTGTTGCACAATGTAAGATCAAAATTATTGGTGTCTTCCATATCCTTTTCGCTCATGTATCACCTTTACTGAATCTGTTTTTCCTCAAACTATCCTGTGTAAGGCAGGATCCATGCAGTGCTATTCCATCCAAAACAGAAATCTCTGTGAATTTCTCTTCATTCCAAAGCAATTTTCATGCAAATGCACAGCCAGTATTAGAACCCCCTGAACTCCTCATAATATTGTATTCATATTGCAAGTTTCCTTACTTATGTTCTGGGATGTTTGTTCTTTCTTGAATTTTTTATCTGGTTACAGTGATCAGCTGTTCATTAAGGTTGTCTGCTGGTTAAAGTATTGAATCTCTGAATCCCCTCATCAAGAAATTAAGAATCTTAGGGGTCGTTGGTTACCGGGATAAGAATATTAATCCTGGTATAAAATTTGGGTTTATAGTTATCACATGTTTGGTTGTGGGTATTAGCTAATACTGGTATAAATTTTATACCAAAATGGTGGTATTGGTTATCTGTTTGGTGAtactccttctcctcctcctcctccgtggtggtggtggtggtattAGCTATCCCATACATGAGTTGGGATGGGTAATCCCATGGGATATCTCATAActgaaccaaacgaccccttaatttattttatattggcCACATTTATTTACCAAATTGAGACATCAACATTCTCCCTCTCGTGTACATGAGAATATCTTGATGTgcagtggaagtgaggcttgaaaACAAGAATTGTGCTTGCTCTACTGTCATATTAAAATGTGGAAATTTGGGGACGTAAAAGTCTAAGCTGTTAGATATAcgcattatttaatttaattaggtaTGTAACTAACTTAGATAGACGTATGTAACAATGTTCTTTCACAGATTCACTGTCATATTAAAAGGGtacttctcttttctcttttcaccAAGATGATGGTATCTAGTAAAACTTTTCTAGTTAACCCCATCTTACATCTGATTTTGCACAGTCAATTTGCAAGTTATTTTAATCATCGCATAACCTTTCTCATCTCCCATTCAGCCTTTTCATTTATTTCATATCTTCTCCTTATGATGCATAAAGTACTGATAGCTAATAATTGCATCAGAGATTCGTGTGTACTCAATTTTCGGCATTGTTAGTTTGTTACTTTAGCATCTGTCGTTTTCCCCCTGTTTTTCTTGCTTAGACTATGATTAGTTGTTCCCAATTGTCACTTTGTTTTTTAATTGGAGTCTGTAAGAACCTAAATATTGACCTATATAGCTGTAAACTTGGCTTGATTTCAGTCTTAAAGTGCTGCTTGTTTTCATTCTATTGTACAATTTGAATAGCTAGTAACGGTACTTGCCCTGTATCTAACTTTAATACTGGATACCTGGACAGGAAaggatttggagaaataagtgcagCTGGTGGGAGCGGATGGGGTGGAGGCGGGGGTGGAAGAATCTCATTGAACTGTTACAGCAGACAAGAAGATGTAAAAGTTACCGTGCATGGTTTGTGTTGATCATACTTGTTTTTGGCACATTCTACTAATCTGCAATATTTTAACTGCTAAGCTTTTCAATCTTTTGTGGATAAATGGGTTCTCTATCTGATGCACGCTTTGCAATCTTATGTTGCTTTCTCCTACTCACAAGAATAGGATTCAGGCTTTCCAAACAAAAAGTGGGTCAAGAAAGGGAAAAGGTTTATAAATTAGGGTTCAGTGTCTTCTAACCAAGAgagggttgctctagtggtgagcaccctccacttccaaccaagaggttgtgagttcgagtcaccccaagagcaagatggggagttcttggagggttacagccgagggtctattggaaacagcctctctaccccagggtaggggtaaggtctgcgtacacactaccctccccagaccccactagtgggattatactgtgtTGTTGTTGAACTTAATGGAACTTAAGTTCCGCGGAATACCTTGACAACCTATAGACCCTCTGACCTATTAATTTGTGGGTAGCTTGAGAAGAACTGTGGGAATTCCAGAAGTACCTAAACTGTTCAGAAAATTATCATGGGTCCTGCTGCGACGCCCAATGGAAGTGAGAAACAAAAAAACTGTTTTTCCATATTTCAAAGGTCCATTGCAGTTCCCGCCATACTTTTATACGAGTCTCAGTCCACAACCTACATTGGCAATGCTGAATGGACGAAATCTCTCACCCCCTATGTTAATATGATCTTGAACCTGTTGAGTGGGTGTGAGGGAATTTTTAAGTTTAATGGAGAAAAATGGATATTATTCCCACTGACAGTAAAGTTACCCTTGTCCTAGTGTTTAATGCCTTTTGTCCACTTTTGTGATGTCTCTTTAAGCTAAATAATCTATATTTGGTCGTTTGGCAGGTGGCTGGAGTGTTGGTTGTCCTCAGAATGCCGGGGCCGCAGGTACTTTCTATGATGCATATGTACTGAGTTTACGGGTGGACAATGACAATATAACAACAGAAACAGAAACTCCTCTGCTGGATTTTTCTACTTCCCCTCTCTGGACAAATGTTTACGTCGAGAACAATGCTAAAGTTTTAGTCCCTCTACTTTGGTCACGAGTTCAGGTCTGTATCTTGTTCTTCCCAAGATTATCTATTATTTGTGTGTGATGGTGAAAAGTGGACTCGGATTTTCATGATTCTTCATATCCGATGACTTCCCAGAGTCACATCATTCTTGTTATATCACTAGTTACAAGTATTCTAATTTTCAAGCAAATGATTGTTTTTCTTTTGGTGAACAAAGTGTTAATTCTGTTCATAATTTCTTTAAAAAGGTGAGGGGCCAAATTAGTCTACTTTATGGAAGCAGCATCATCTTTGGGTTGTCTAATTATCCAGTCTCTGAGTTTGAGCTTGTAGCAGAGGAACTTCTAATGAGTGATTCAATAATAAAGGTAAAGCTTCATGAGAGGATCTTATATGCTCTCTAAAATTTCTTAGTTTCCCTTTTCTCTCGGTAGTCACTGGCTAGCAAGTTGTTGGACGAGTTTTGTGACCCCTCCTATTTAATTGATAATATTCTATTTCTTTTCTAAATAAATCTTATTGAGATACACAAGCTGTATTAACTGTCCTCCTCTCCCTGCTTCAAATCCAACAAAACTGTATTGAAGGTTTATGGTGCACTTAGAGTATCTGTGAAGATGTTACTCATGTTGCAATCTGAAATCCAAGTAGATGGTGGAGGAAGCACAGTTGTTACTACATCTGTCCTTGAAGTCAGGAATCTTGTTGTTCTGAAGGTAATCATTAGAAGTCTACCTGATACATTGATACTGACATAGTTAGATTCCTGGTAAATTAACATAAACGCTTCCGTACATACCTCTTTTGCAGGGAAAGTCTGTTATCAGTTCAAATGCAAATTTGGCTTTATATGGTCAGGGACTACTAAGGTTGACTGGTGATGGTGATGCAATCATAGGCCAGAGGCTTTCCTTGTCACTATTCTATAATATTACGGTAAGATGTTGATATTTGAAACATCTTGTGCCAAAATCAAGAGGGAGTAAAAGATGAGAAAGGAGAATCTTCATAAAACATAAATAACATGGGTAAAACGGCATTTTTTTATAAGACTTGGAGCTTGACAAAACATACCATCGTGGTGGAATTTTTGCAATTTCTTGTTCCAATTGGACTTTAGTATGAGAGAGCAAGTGCTTGTTTTCTCCAACATTTTCCTTGGATTTAATTGCCTTCTCAGTACTGTTGTTTCCCCTCAAGCTCTGAAggctttctatttttattttaattttgattgtTATACTTCTGGGTAATTCTTTTATTATCATGTAACTGTTAGGTTGGCCCAGGATCTCTACTTCAAGCCCCCTTggatgacaacagaagtagaagcaAGTATGATGTCTTACTTGCTCTGCTGTATTGTTTTGTGTgcaatttatttttgttgtttcatTTATGGCATTTTAACCTCCTTGACTCCAAATAGGGTGACTGAATCTCTGTGCGACAGCACGAACTGTCCAATGGATTTGATTACTCCACCTGATGATTGTCATGTCAATTACACGCTATCCTTTTCGCTACAAGTAAGAGAAACTTATCTTGTACTTTGTCTACTGCCAATAATGCGTGTGGCTTAGATGTATGATTATACATTAAAAATGTATCTAAAAATGCATCTTTTTATTAATTCGAGATTCCCCCTTTTCTTGCATGATTGAGCTATGAAACAGAACAAAATTATcgagaggattcaaggtagagctatgAAACGAAACAAAATTATCGAGAGGATTCACACTTCCTTTACTTCTTTAAAATATATTTCTTTTTGGATTATGtcaatatttcatatttttttcccACCCAAGGGTGTGGCAATGAAGTGGGTAATAACCTCGGGGACCTTCAAATTCCAGAAGAGACAAAAAATAGCTAGGTAATTTCTTTCCATCTGCGTAAGCTTTGGTGGTTAGAGCTATTTAGTACTACCGAGGTGTGCACAAGCTGGACAgcactatatatacacacacacacacacacacacacacagagacacATACACACATATACAACAACACCAACTCAGTCCCGTACAAGTTGGGGTCGGCCATATGAATTCTCTTTCCCTTCATTTAACTCAACTCATATACACAAAAAAAAAGGGcacccggtgcactaagctcccgctatgcgcggggtccggggaagggccggaccacaagggtctatcttacgcagccttaccctgcatttctgcaagaggctgtttccgcggctcgaacccgtgacctcctggtcacatggcagcaactttaccggttacatacatatatatttaatatttttgtcgtTCTGGTATATCACACAGTTTTCATCTGTTACTCTGCTTGATAAAGCTAACAATGGTCAATTGGGATAGATGCCCTGTTTAGGCTCATAGAAATAGCCAGCTGAATTCTGTTATGCTTTTGCCCTCTTCGATTTCTTAGGCCCCCAAAAAAGATGCACATTTCTTGAGATTGATTGTTCATTTCCTTGTCTTAATATATTAATATTTAGGATTATAGAAAATGGGTTAAATGAATATCAGTGATGCTTTCACACTCCTTGATTTTTTCCTGTCCCTAGGAAATGAATATTAGTCATTTCCTTGTCTTGCTTGGGGCTAATTTTTCATTTCCTTGTCTGCTAATGGCAGATTTGTCGAGTGGAGGACATTCTTGTCACAGGCATCATCAGGGGTAGCATTATTCATGTTCACAGAGCCAGAACTGTCATTGTGGACAATGATGGTGCCATAACTGCCTCTGAATTAGGTCATGACGTTCAAGCATTATTGGCATTTGCcagtgatttttcatttttcggctTTCTTTTTTCTTGGGCGCTTCTGATTATTTTGACTCTGCTCCTGTGCTGAGCCCTCGAGAGCAGGATAGAGGATTCTAAAATGTCTCATCTTATGGTTCACTTTCAGGTTGCAGTAAAGGTGTTGGCATGGGAAACTACTCAAATGGagcaggtggtggtgctggacATGGAGGAAGAGGTGGTTCGGGATTTTTCAATGGGAGGCTGAGTGAAGGTGGTCAAAGATACGGCAGTGCTGATCTTCCCTGCGAGTTGGGCAGTGGGAGTGAAGGTCCAGGCCAGTCCTATGGACCTGTTATTGGAGGGGGGATAATTGGTAACATATTTTACTTATTACTAAGCTTATCTTATGCTTTATGGACGCTGGTATATCAGCACATTCTTCTACATTTATTTTCATCAAATTAACAAATTCCTTTTTTGTTCACATCTTGGTTTCTGAACCACTAGTTTACTGTTTATCTGCTAGGTCATGTGCAGCGAAATTGAATTGTGATGCTTAGATAGTGGACTCCAGAATTCCTGCTTAATTGTTTTTGGGTTATAAGTGGTGCGGGTGGAGAGTAGGTTAGTAATTAGTTGTCACTTATCAGTAATCTATTTGAAGAACCCAATGTGGTGGAATGCGTCAAATATCTGGGTGAGATTGACGACTAAAATAGAATGCAATGAGAAATTAATGTATAGTTAAAAAATAGTTTTACTCCGCAAATCCCACATTATCCTTTGCAGATTAATGAGTATTAAGTACTCCTCCACTTGTCTTTTCTATGTTAAATCAAGAAAGTAAGTTCTTCGCATACTAGTGTTATGGGACTTTCAAGTTCTTTTTTAATGTATATGGGTTTCCATACTCGTTATGTGGTGTGGTTGGTGTCTGCCTTGGCTGATTATGCGATGTCTAAGATGGTGATTCTATAGAAGTCATCCCAGTGTCATACTCTGAATTTGGGGCTCTTAACAGTGAGACAATGTAGTCAGATTCCAGCATGAATCCTTCTTGGACTGTTTTCGAAGAATGGGTTCCCAATAATGCATTTCAACTTCTAATTGCTTTCTAATTTTGTATTTCAAGTTCAAATACAACAAACATTTGCTCGATTTGTTGTCTGCAGACTCTCACATCTCCTCTCTATCTGTTTTAGTTGCATAAAAAAAGCATGTAGACTTATTGTCCCAACAATAGATTAGATAGAAAAGAAAGGGTAAGAATGGACGGTTAATCCTCCATTCTAAGAGTAATTAGCAGTTCAGGTTACTACCTAATCACGTTCTTGCCTAGGCTGGTTGATACTAGGGGGAATCACAGGGTTTAGCACCATTTTCTCTAGTAATCCCTGCAACTCACTTATATAATGTTGCCTAGTGTATGTTTTCTTTTTTAATAGTTTGTTAATGGAGACTAATAAAAAAGTAATAATGCACAAATGTGTATAAAGTTCTCAGAAATGACTGAGATGTGTATGGTCTGTTATTCACAAGCTTATTTTTTGAGTATTATTTTCGTCTTTGCCAGTGTTGGGATCCAGCCAGTGGCCTCTTTTCAGACTTGATGTTTACGGAACTATGAAGGCTGATGGTCAAAGTTGTTGTACCCCAAGCAGAAACAGTAATGGTACACTTGCTGGTGGAGTTGGTGGTGGTTCTGGAGGAACAATTCTACTTTTTCTTCAAGCTCTTGCCCTTATGGACAACTCAGCTTTATCAGTTGTTGGAGGCTGTGGTGGCCCACTGggtggaggtggtggtggtggtggcagAGTTCATTTTCATTGGTCTAAGATAAACATGGGTGAGGAGTATGTCCCTCTTGCAACTGTAAATGGAACCATTGACCATAGGTAGGTTGTGTTCGTGGTACTTGTGCAATTTACAGTTCGTATTTCTTAAGTTCTTTAGTCTTCACGTGAATTATTTGCCGGATGTTCCCTTTCCTtagcttttcctttttcttttgagtATGCATGCAGTATCTAGAGGTTTGATtagaaattcattttaaaaaaatttcaaaaatttcctTTTTCTCCTTGAGACACTTCGTTTTAGTTGTGCTTTTGTTAAATATTCCTGGTTCCTTGTCCCATCAGAGGTACGTGAAGAAAAGGAACTGACATATCCTTTCATATCCTATAGAACAACTATTCTTTGATCTTGCAACTTTTACTAGTCTTCCTCTTGCAGGAACTGAGTTTCATAAATTTCATTAAGATTCTCGCCCTGCAACCAATAATTTCCGTAGATCCTTTTCACAGGCTTCATCCTTATTTAGTTCCCATCTTCGAAtactttcaaatgacaaatgtGAGATGCTCATATTTTCCCGAGGCCTCTATTAAAGCTGCCTGAACCATCTGTAAAAATGAAAATCAGCAGATGTCGCTTGCAATAGTCCCACCGTCAAGTAAATTGCTTTAACATCCAACCAAGAGTTTCCTATTTATTGGCCAAGTTTCTGCTCATACACATTTGCCTGATAGTTGGTAGAGCTCTATGTTTGGTAGGGTGAAAAGAGGAGTGTCAGAGGGGTGGGATTAAATGTGGAGGATTATGTGTTATTCCCTTTATTGGTAAGTCATAAAACTGCAAAAGAGGAGCAAAGTAAAATTTGAGGGGTTGGTGTACCCCTCCAAGTCATCCTTTTCAatcctttcaaaataaaataaaataattggaatgaggaaatatcaatttACTTACAGGTAGTATATCATCAGTACTTCACATTGAGAATTAAAACGTAAATCGTTTTATCATATTTTACAGAATTAGACCAGATATGTACTCTCTTAATTCAGCCTTCCCCTCCCCTTAGTTGGATTAAAATGTAGCCATCCAAATATTGTCATTAAGATAAATGCATTTGACATGCATTGTCAATATTCATGAGTTTGTCGATAAGTTGATCTCTTTGCAAGGTTGTACTTCAGATATATAACGTGCTTGGTTTCTTGACTTGTAATTTTGTGGAATCATCTTGGTGcagtattaaaaatatatatttttaacctATAAAAATTGTAATGTTCTTCAATAAGTAGCATGATTTTGTCAAAAAAGCTATCTTAATGAATATAAGAGACGTGAGTCTTAAACCGGCCAAGAAAAGAGATGTGTCTTGAATATTGCTCCCTCTCCCACTTTATGTGACACGATTCAGAGTACGAGGGTCAAACTATCTAGTTTTCGGTGTGAAGTTGGACATAGAATCTTCAAGTTTTTGaagtaaaatttatatatttagaaaCTACGTAAAAGTACTATGagtcacaataattaataatccaaatcattcaaaaggtaaatGAAAAAATTGCGGTCAAAGAAAATTCCTTCGATTCTCCAAATATTAACTGTGCCACATAAAGTGGGACAGAGGGAGTAATGCAACTCCTTTTTACAGTATACCTGACTACTCATTTTTCTAAAGGTGGAAGAAGTTGATAGTACCTGGTGATAGGTTTTTCTGGCTGTCCTGATCAGCCAAATGCTCTTTCCTGCTACAGCGTCCTCCAATTTTAACTGGTTTTTATATAATGTTATGATCAACCGATCAAAAGAAAAGTGATGTTATGATTTGAAAAGTTGCGTATGATAAGTTTGCAGATTTTGCTTCAGTAAATAGTCTTTTGGCATTAAACTGGTGTATTTCTCAATTTATTACAGTGGAGGTACCGGTGATGGTGGTGGTCTTCGTGGAGAGAAAGGCACAGTAACTGGAAGGAAGTGTCCTAAGGGCTTGTACGGTACATTCTGTACGGTAATTTTCATACTACACTGTTTTGTTATTGCTTTACCCTATATTTTTTAATCACTACCTTTTACCCTATCTGTTGCTTACTTACAAGTTTTACTCTTAAGAAATTAATTGATCGGTAGATGAACCAAGTGTAACCTGTTAGCCCATAAGTAAATACTGTGAGGAAGCGGCTGTTGCTCACCCGACACGATCATACGGTTACAATTCACCCAACACGATCATCCGGGGTGAACAAAAATTGGCGATCGGATGCGGGCGAAATTCCCGCCAAGAATTGTGCCTTACCCTATTATATTTCTCCTTAGGATAGAGATCTTGTTTGGCCAGTGAAGAATGTTTTGGCATTACTCATGATTTTGAAGCGATTGACCGTGAATTTATGACTTGGCTTATAGTCCTTTTCGACCTTTCCTTTAAAATCCAAAGCCTTCGTCGATCTTCTCTCTTAAGTTCAGTTGATGAAGGCCCCTAATCTACAAAATGGTTCTCTCTGGACATGTTAGTGCCTTAA contains:
- the LOC107787423 gene encoding uncharacterized protein LOC107787423 — its product is MRPMLKKCFLNWCILSCQLFIIVLSVGLGEYRGEPVAREKRIDHYSGSPLIHLSEINITSYYQESRTQVLTNNSVSCEDLEGVGSFDTTCLLNSNLYINSDLYVLGTGNLEILPQVSIYCPIEGCIISFNLSGNVKVGQDATVVAGSVIFSALSLTLGHNSSINTTSLGGAPPSQTSGTPVGYDGAGGGHGGRGASCLKTNKTNNWGGDVYAWSSLSKPWSYGSKGGGTSREHKFGGSGGGRVYLDMKDLLYINGSIHADGGDGGSNGGGGSGGSISIHAQKLKGFGEISAAGGSGWGGGGGGRISLNCYSRQEDVKVTVHGGWSVGCPQNAGAAGTFYDAYVLSLRVDNDNITTETETPLLDFSTSPLWTNVYVENNAKVLVPLLWSRVQVRGQISLLYGSSIIFGLSNYPVSEFELVAEELLMSDSIIKVYGALRVSVKMLLMLQSEIQVDGGGSTVVTTSVLEVRNLVVLKGKSVISSNANLALYGQGLLRLTGDGDAIIGQRLSLSLFYNITVGPGSLLQAPLDDNRSRSKVTESLCDSTNCPMDLITPPDDCHVNYTLSFSLQICRVEDILVTGIIRGSIIHVHRARTVIVDNDGAITASELGCSKGVGMGNYSNGAGGGAGHGGRGGSGFFNGRLSEGGQRYGSADLPCELGSGSEGPGQSYGPVIGGGIIVLGSSQWPLFRLDVYGTMKADGQSCCTPSRNSNGTLAGGVGGGSGGTILLFLQALALMDNSALSVVGGCGGPLGGGGGGGGRVHFHWSKINMGEEYVPLATVNGTIDHSGGTGDGGGLRGEKGTVTGRKCPKGLYGTFCTECPTGTYKNAEGSDPSLCIPCSMELLPRRAYFIHRRGGVTESPCPYKCITDKYRMPNCYTPLEELIYTFGGPWPFSLLLSCIVVLLALLLSTLRIKLVGSGSSYNTSNSMDHHSHHHFPHLLSLSEVRGARTDETQSHVHRMYFMGPNTFRGPWHLPYSPPDAIIEIVYEDAFNRFIDEINSVAAYDWWEGSVHSILSVLAYPCAWSWKQWRRRSKIHRLQEYVKSEYDHSCLRSCRSRALYKGMKVGATPDLMVAYIDFFLGGDEKRLDIVASIQKRFPMCIIFGGDGSYMSPYNLHSDTLLTNLLAQHVPSTVWNRLVAGLNAQLRTVRHGSIRSALLPVLNWVRSHGNPQLEFHGVKIELGWFQATASGYYQLGILVLAGDHSLYDLPQSEVSESCDDFSRNVATIVRRSLRQPLESQQCASHALSRKKITGGMNGGLINDTTVKSLDVRRDYLFPFSLLLHNTRPVGRQDTVQLLITILLLADLFVTLLTLVLFYWVSLGTFLAVLLVLPLSLLSPFPAGLNALFSKGPKRASLARVYALWNATSLSNVAVAFICGFIHYGISALKPPDEASMWGMKREDDKWWLFPTILLLFKSVQARFVDWHIANLEVQDFSLFSPDPDTFWAYEAAS